A genomic segment from bacterium encodes:
- a CDS encoding xanthine dehydrogenase family protein subunit M, translating to MPAVPFDYHAPATVADALAALGSLGEDAKVLAGGQSLVPMLTLRLVRPSAVVDIHRLDELRGVRLDGHTLEIGALVRHRALEEGEGPLAACPLLSEAAALIGNVRVRTMGTIGGSLAHADPAAELPAVIRALDGVLVARGPRGDRTIPAAEFFTGLLSTSLRPDELLAAVRLTLPEGRAGYAVEEFTRRAGDFAIVAAIAAVELDGGGRATRVRVAIAGAGPAPARLAKVEAALGGVEPSERVFRQVVKEQTLEIEPGDDVHASAEYRRHLARVLTVRALLRATARASAGGRP from the coding sequence ATGCCCGCGGTCCCCTTCGACTATCACGCGCCGGCGACGGTCGCGGACGCGCTCGCCGCGCTGGGCAGCCTCGGCGAGGACGCGAAGGTGCTTGCCGGCGGGCAGAGCCTCGTGCCGATGCTGACGCTGCGCCTGGTGCGCCCGTCCGCGGTCGTGGACATTCACCGGCTCGACGAGCTGCGCGGCGTCCGGCTCGACGGGCACACGCTCGAGATCGGCGCGCTCGTCCGGCACCGCGCGCTCGAGGAGGGCGAAGGCCCGCTGGCCGCGTGTCCGCTGCTCTCGGAGGCGGCGGCGCTGATCGGCAACGTGCGGGTTCGGACGATGGGGACGATCGGCGGCAGCCTGGCGCACGCCGACCCTGCGGCCGAGCTGCCGGCGGTCATCCGGGCGCTCGACGGCGTGCTCGTGGCCCGCGGGCCGCGGGGCGACCGCACGATTCCCGCGGCGGAGTTCTTCACGGGGCTGCTCTCGACGTCGCTCCGGCCGGACGAGCTCCTGGCCGCGGTGCGCCTCACGCTGCCGGAGGGCCGTGCCGGCTACGCGGTCGAGGAGTTTACGCGCCGGGCGGGGGACTTCGCGATCGTGGCGGCGATCGCCGCGGTCGAGCTCGACGGCGGCGGGCGCGCCACGCGCGTCCGCGTGGCGATCGCCGGGGCGGGCCCGGCGCCGGCGCGGCTTGCCAAGGTGGAGGCGGCGCTCGGCGGCGTCGAGCCGTCCGAGCGGGTGTTCCGGCAGGTGGTTAAGGAGCAAACGCTGGAGATCGAGCCGGGCGACGACGTGCACGCGTCCGCCGAGTATCGCCGGCACCTCGCGCGCGTTCTCACCGTGCGCGCGCTTCTCCGCGCGACCGCGCGCGCGTCGGCGGGAGGCCGGCCATGA
- a CDS encoding SDR family oxidoreductase, with product MRLRDRVAVVTGAAKGMGDAVCEAFAREGASIVAAAREPGPLSALVERLPPVEGARSRHLAVPADVTREDQVAALADRALKEFGRVDILVNGAGTIGPIETPLHKIPAEEWDRVLAVNVRGVFLCCRAFVPGMIERKYGKIINIAGTSGLRGYRFRAAYSSSKWAVRGLTRTLALEVGPYNVNVNAIFPGVVAGDRMDKIIAEKARVRGWTREAVFDEYVSEMAMRRFTEETDVANAAVFLASDESRQISGHEIVVDGGWDV from the coding sequence GTGAGGTTGCGGGATCGCGTGGCGGTCGTCACCGGCGCGGCGAAGGGCATGGGGGATGCGGTCTGCGAGGCGTTCGCGCGCGAGGGTGCCTCGATCGTCGCCGCGGCGCGCGAGCCGGGGCCGCTGTCGGCCCTCGTGGAGCGGCTGCCCCCGGTCGAGGGCGCGCGATCGCGGCATCTCGCGGTGCCGGCGGACGTGACGCGCGAGGACCAGGTGGCCGCGCTCGCGGACCGGGCGCTCAAAGAATTCGGGCGGGTCGACATCCTCGTGAACGGGGCGGGCACGATCGGCCCGATCGAGACGCCGCTGCACAAGATCCCGGCGGAGGAGTGGGATCGCGTGCTGGCCGTCAACGTGCGCGGGGTGTTCCTCTGCTGCCGGGCGTTCGTGCCGGGGATGATCGAGCGGAAGTACGGCAAGATCATCAACATCGCGGGGACCTCCGGTCTCCGCGGCTACCGATTTCGCGCGGCGTACTCGTCCTCGAAGTGGGCCGTGCGGGGGCTCACCCGCACGCTCGCGCTCGAGGTCGGGCCCTACAACGTGAACGTGAATGCGATCTTCCCCGGCGTCGTCGCGGGCGACCGGATGGACAAGATCATCGCGGAGAAGGCGCGGGTGCGCGGTTGGACCCGCGAGGCCGTATTCGACGAGTACGTCTCCGAGATGGCGATGCGCCGGTTCACCGAGGAGACCGACGTCGCGAACGCCGCGGTCTTCCTCGCGTCGGACGAGAGCCGGCAGATCAGCGGCCACGAAATCGTCGTCGACGGCGGGTGGGACGTGTGA